The following are encoded together in the Macrobrachium rosenbergii isolate ZJJX-2024 chromosome 21, ASM4041242v1, whole genome shotgun sequence genome:
- the LOC136849406 gene encoding placenta-specific protein 4-like: protein MGVCRLDDAIRIWGAGGTVLEAPLLTQTTSPLTPHTFIPHPSRPQPSSLTPSTFTPHTFIPEPSHPHPNHLTLHPSYPHPSHPHPSSLTLTRSSLKPHPSPLTPSSIKPHPSSLTPSVLTPHTIIPHPSPLTPLSLIPHPSPVY, encoded by the exons ATGGGTGTTTGCAGGTTAGATGATGCTATACGGATATGGGGAGCAGGGGGGACGGTGTTAGAAG CTCCCCTCCTCACCCAAACCACCTCACCCCTAACCCCTCACACCTTCATCCCTCATCCCTCACGCCCTCAACCCTCATCCCTCACACCCTCAACCTTCACCCCTCACACCTTCATCCCTGAGCCCTCACATCCTCACCCAAACCACCTCACCCTGCACCCCTCATACCCTCATCCTTCACACCCTCACCCCTCATCCCTCACCCTCACGCGCTCATCCCTAAAACCTCACCCTTCACCCCTCACCCCCTCATCCATAAAACCTCACCCCTCATCCCTCACACCCTCAGTGCTAACCCCTCACACCATCATCCCTCATCCCTCACCCCTCACACCTTTATCCCTCATCCCTCACCCTTCGCCTGTATACTAA